From Arcticibacter tournemirensis, one genomic window encodes:
- a CDS encoding glycosyltransferase family 2 protein, protein MTVSPVISIITPVWNGLPYIAECVASVLSQEFQNWEMLISDNGSTDGTRDYLDTLTDPRIRIYKQKQNLGIFGNLNFLMQQAKAEISQMLCHDDYFVGSRALNDLVAYWQSAPPELGVARFNHEDVVQCSLTAFQKKSMPATINSSETELMFYVFGGSLTGNLSNISLRTNLVLKYGAFREDLPFAGDFEFWSRMGRYVSIGIQNEPVVFVRLHPQSASYYQNRKGELVGQNAEVVSKLYQRLLRYHPKMQFALQLHGTINYDSLQRYMAIKLWLIKGNREYLRELDRVSDNAVFLLPRRWRWVLFFLTIGGRIGRVSTARYLINAYWQTKQQVQEQQILCNH, encoded by the coding sequence ATGACTGTAAGCCCTGTAATATCAATAATTACCCCTGTATGGAACGGGCTTCCATATATAGCGGAGTGTGTGGCATCAGTATTATCGCAGGAGTTTCAAAACTGGGAGATGCTGATCAGTGATAATGGATCGACAGATGGAACCAGGGACTACCTTGATACATTAACCGACCCAAGGATCCGGATCTATAAACAAAAGCAAAATCTCGGCATTTTCGGAAATCTTAATTTTCTTATGCAGCAGGCAAAAGCGGAAATCAGCCAGATGCTCTGTCATGACGATTATTTTGTAGGATCCAGGGCGCTGAACGACCTGGTAGCTTACTGGCAGTCAGCTCCGCCAGAATTAGGCGTGGCAAGATTTAATCATGAAGATGTAGTACAGTGTTCATTAACTGCATTTCAGAAAAAGTCAATGCCTGCTACTATAAACTCGTCTGAGACAGAACTTATGTTTTATGTGTTTGGGGGGAGTCTTACAGGCAACCTTTCCAATATTTCGCTTAGAACCAACCTTGTATTAAAGTACGGTGCCTTCCGCGAAGATCTGCCTTTTGCCGGCGATTTCGAATTCTGGAGCAGAATGGGCCGGTACGTGTCTATAGGGATACAAAACGAGCCTGTTGTATTCGTTCGACTCCATCCTCAATCTGCATCCTATTACCAAAATCGAAAGGGAGAGCTTGTTGGTCAAAATGCTGAAGTTGTATCGAAATTGTACCAGCGGCTGCTGAGGTACCATCCTAAAATGCAATTTGCCCTTCAACTTCATGGCACAATCAACTATGATTCCCTGCAAAGATACATGGCCATAAAACTATGGCTTATAAAAGGTAACAGAGAATATTTGAGGGAACTCGACAGGGTGTCTGACAACGCGGTATTTCTCCTGCCACGTCGGTGGCGCTGGGTGCTCTTCTTTCTTACCATTGGTGGCAGAATAGGGAGGGTATCTACTGCGCGATATTTAATCAATGCATACTGGCAAACCAAGCAGCAGGTTCAGGAACAACAAATACTTTGTAACCATTAA
- a CDS encoding class I SAM-dependent methyltransferase, which translates to MHCRFCQSELSNVFIDLVSSPAANSFLTREQLDEPEPFYPLRVYTCDTCFLVQIPEYKKCDTIFDNQYVYFSSYSKSWLNHAKEYTEGMVRRFGYHSGSQIIEIASNDGYLLQYFKERSIPVLGIEPTANTAEAARSKGIESIVEFFGTHLATQLAAEGRKADLLIGNNVLAHVPDIVDFVAGMKLVLKEDGVITMEFPHLMQLIENNQFDTIYHEHFSYLSFFTVKQIFESQGLELFDVDELATHGGSLRIYAKHAEDSSKVISNNVCLLLEKEINKGMNTLAYYSNFQQKVQKVKLEFNDFLIHQKLEGKKVAAYGAAAKGNTLLNFCGIKNDSIDFVVDANPYKQHKWLPASHIPVVEEAVLEEQKPDYVIIFPWNLKNEIIEQLSYARAWGCKFVTAIPMLQIVRDVVSSIAE; encoded by the coding sequence ATGCATTGCAGATTTTGTCAATCAGAGCTTTCCAATGTTTTTATTGATCTTGTCAGCTCTCCCGCAGCAAATTCTTTTCTTACCAGAGAACAACTGGATGAGCCGGAGCCTTTTTACCCACTACGGGTATACACATGTGATACCTGTTTTTTGGTGCAGATACCAGAATACAAAAAATGTGATACTATATTTGATAATCAATATGTTTACTTTTCGTCCTATTCTAAAAGCTGGCTGAATCACGCAAAAGAATACACGGAAGGAATGGTCCGCCGGTTTGGCTATCATTCGGGTTCTCAAATTATAGAAATTGCCTCAAATGATGGATATCTCCTACAGTATTTTAAAGAAAGGAGCATTCCGGTTTTGGGTATTGAACCTACAGCAAATACAGCGGAAGCCGCTAGGAGCAAAGGAATAGAAAGTATAGTTGAGTTTTTTGGAACCCACCTCGCAACACAACTAGCGGCAGAGGGTAGAAAGGCCGATCTTCTTATAGGAAACAATGTTCTTGCCCATGTTCCGGATATCGTTGACTTTGTGGCAGGAATGAAGCTTGTACTTAAAGAAGACGGTGTGATAACCATGGAATTTCCCCACCTGATGCAATTGATAGAAAACAATCAGTTCGATACTATTTATCATGAGCATTTTTCTTACCTGTCTTTTTTTACGGTAAAACAGATTTTTGAATCGCAGGGACTGGAACTTTTCGATGTAGATGAGCTCGCTACGCACGGAGGATCTCTTCGGATTTATGCTAAACATGCGGAAGATAGCAGCAAAGTGATATCCAATAATGTCTGCCTGTTATTGGAAAAAGAGATTAATAAAGGAATGAACACGTTGGCTTATTACAGTAATTTTCAGCAGAAAGTTCAAAAAGTAAAACTCGAATTCAATGATTTCCTGATACATCAAAAGCTGGAGGGCAAGAAAGTGGCAGCTTACGGCGCTGCAGCGAAGGGGAATACATTATTGAATTTCTGTGGCATCAAAAACGATTCTATTGATTTTGTAGTAGATGCTAATCCCTATAAGCAGCATAAATGGTTGCCTGCAAGTCATATACCGGTAGTTGAAGAAGCTGTTTTAGAAGAGCAAAAGCCAGACTATGTGATCATTTTTCCATGGAATCTAAAAAATGAAATTATAGAGCAATTGAGCTATGCAAGGGCGTGGGGTTGTAAGTTTGTAACAGCAATCCCTATGCTGCAGATTGTCCGTGACGTCGTCAGCTCAATAGCCGAATAA
- a CDS encoding WcaI family glycosyltransferase has protein sequence MDHINTLKKRVLLMGINFAPELTGIGKYTGEMADWLVENGYECTVVTSFPYYPNWKIQAPYSGKFYKKEVQKNGKLRVYRCPLYVPSVPSGAKRVLQETTFILSSFLMIFYLLFKKGHQQIFCMAPPFHLGFLALFYRFFKGGKIIYHIHDLQIEAARDLKVLKAERAFNLLFALERYILNRVNFVSTVSPGMLKRITKKVKKEILFFPNWSDLESFYPLPEKAGLKKQWGFQPDDKVVLYSGSIGEKQGLESLLSIAKKLETQAFIKFVICGNGPYKEKLSRIADEMQLKNISFMPLQPLSLFNSFLNMADVHLVIQRKEACDLMLPSKLISIFSIGGLALVTAEPGSSLYTTMNENEMGVVIECENEILLQNTILDCCISDHTQANLNGRIYAERFLDRENILQRIMQQIREPKASPVPVIDYQFENA, from the coding sequence ATGGACCACATTAACACTCTCAAAAAACGTGTCCTCCTGATGGGGATTAATTTCGCTCCTGAACTCACCGGTATAGGGAAATATACCGGTGAAATGGCCGACTGGCTGGTTGAAAATGGTTACGAATGTACCGTGGTGACATCGTTCCCATATTATCCGAACTGGAAAATACAAGCACCATATTCAGGAAAATTCTATAAGAAGGAGGTTCAGAAAAACGGAAAGCTTCGCGTGTATCGCTGTCCTTTGTATGTTCCATCGGTTCCTTCAGGAGCGAAACGGGTGTTGCAGGAAACCACCTTTATCCTCTCTTCCTTTCTAATGATTTTTTACCTCCTGTTTAAAAAAGGACATCAGCAGATATTCTGTATGGCTCCACCTTTTCATTTGGGCTTTCTTGCTTTATTCTATCGCTTCTTTAAGGGAGGTAAAATAATCTATCATATACATGATCTTCAAATCGAAGCAGCGAGAGATCTGAAAGTACTTAAAGCAGAAAGGGCATTTAATCTTCTTTTTGCTCTTGAAAGGTATATCTTAAACCGAGTAAATTTCGTAAGTACAGTGTCTCCGGGCATGTTAAAACGGATAACTAAAAAGGTGAAGAAAGAGATTCTTTTTTTTCCCAACTGGAGCGATCTTGAGTCATTTTATCCGCTCCCGGAAAAGGCTGGGCTAAAAAAACAATGGGGTTTCCAGCCAGATGATAAAGTGGTTCTTTATTCAGGAAGTATAGGTGAAAAGCAGGGACTTGAGAGTTTATTGTCGATAGCAAAAAAGCTTGAGACACAAGCGTTTATTAAGTTTGTCATTTGCGGGAATGGGCCATATAAAGAGAAGTTAAGTCGAATAGCCGACGAGATGCAGCTGAAGAATATTTCGTTTATGCCTCTTCAGCCTCTATCTCTTTTCAATTCCTTTTTAAATATGGCTGATGTTCACCTTGTAATTCAGCGAAAAGAGGCCTGCGATCTAATGCTACCATCGAAGCTTATTTCCATATTTTCTATTGGCGGGCTCGCTCTTGTTACCGCTGAGCCTGGTTCTTCACTATATACAACAATGAATGAAAACGAAATGGGGGTTGTAATAGAATGTGAAAACGAAATTCTGCTTCAGAATACTATTCTCGATTGCTGTATATCTGACCACACCCAGGCAAACCTAAATGGCCGAATCTACGCAGAAAGATTTCTTGACCGCGAAAATATTCTCCAGCGGATTATGCAGCAAATTCGGGAACCTAAAGCAAGCCCGGTGCCAGTTATAGATTATCAATTTGAAAACGCTTAA
- a CDS encoding undecaprenyl-phosphate glucose phosphotransferase — MQNRYIYILCLILAFTDVVLINSAFFAAFNLVGPGREHLSLYRDFIIIFNLLWFICARAFDLYNKKTLHDKLLHTSTLECISLHYVILLLYVIFIEATNVSLILLLVFFLLLSFILFAGRLAAMLAGSWIRRRFKVARPVVLLGINPTSIQLADYFKNHDRQYSFEEYLNTDKSAMDDFKENILPAISRQMKKAAETGVNEVYISLGPHEISNAGLLLKEADKQCVRLRFVPDFSKSLERQFSINYLGGLPVISLNTEPLEEMHNRFLKRLFDITFSLGVLVFIFSWLYPLLAVLIKLQGPGPVFFKQLRSGRNNESFWCYKFRSMKVNGDSDSRQASKNDSRVTPIGRFLRKSSLDELPQFLNVLMGNMSIVGPRPHMLQHTEQYRNIIDKYMVRHYLKPGITGWAQINGYRGETGSIELMEKRVKHDLWYLENWTPLLDIKIVFLTVIHLIKDHDNAF; from the coding sequence ATGCAGAACCGCTATATTTATATCCTGTGCCTGATACTTGCTTTTACAGATGTTGTCCTAATTAATTCAGCTTTTTTTGCTGCTTTTAATTTAGTAGGGCCAGGGAGAGAACATCTTTCATTGTATCGTGATTTTATCATTATATTTAATCTCTTGTGGTTCATCTGCGCGCGGGCTTTCGACCTCTATAACAAAAAAACGCTCCATGATAAACTTCTTCATACGTCGACCCTCGAGTGTATAAGTCTTCACTATGTTATTCTACTGCTATATGTGATTTTTATAGAAGCGACCAATGTATCGCTGATATTATTACTTGTTTTTTTCTTGTTGTTAAGCTTCATTCTCTTTGCTGGTCGTCTTGCCGCAATGCTTGCAGGATCCTGGATAAGGAGGAGATTTAAAGTAGCCCGGCCGGTCGTCCTGCTTGGAATTAATCCTACCAGTATACAACTGGCCGACTATTTTAAAAATCACGACCGCCAGTACAGCTTCGAGGAATACCTCAATACGGATAAGTCGGCGATGGATGATTTTAAGGAGAATATATTGCCCGCGATCAGCAGGCAAATGAAGAAAGCAGCAGAAACCGGCGTAAACGAAGTGTATATCTCGCTGGGTCCGCACGAAATAAGCAACGCTGGGTTATTACTTAAAGAAGCAGATAAACAATGTGTTCGGCTTCGTTTCGTCCCGGATTTCAGTAAGTCGCTCGAGAGACAGTTTAGTATCAATTATTTGGGCGGCCTTCCCGTAATTAGCTTAAATACAGAGCCTCTGGAAGAAATGCATAACCGGTTTCTGAAGCGTTTGTTCGATATTACATTTAGCCTTGGCGTTTTGGTATTTATATTCAGCTGGCTTTATCCGCTTTTAGCTGTACTGATAAAGCTACAAGGGCCAGGTCCAGTGTTTTTTAAGCAGTTGCGGAGCGGAAGGAATAATGAGAGCTTCTGGTGTTACAAGTTTAGGAGCATGAAAGTTAATGGTGACTCCGACTCGCGGCAGGCCAGTAAAAATGACAGCAGAGTAACGCCTATAGGTCGTTTTTTAAGAAAAAGCAGCCTTGATGAACTGCCACAGTTCCTAAATGTTTTAATGGGGAACATGAGCATAGTAGGTCCCAGACCCCATATGTTGCAGCATACAGAGCAATATCGTAACATCATAGACAAGTATATGGTAAGGCACTATCTTAAGCCGGGGATTACTGGATGGGCACAAATAAATGGATATCGCGGAGAAACAGGTAGTATTGAACTGATGGAGAAGAGAGTAAAGCACGACCTTTGGTATCTTGAAAACTGGACGCCTCTGCTCGATATTAAGATAGTGTTTTTAACAGTCATTCATTTAATTAAGGATCACGATAACGCCTTTTAA
- the gmd gene encoding GDP-mannose 4,6-dehydratase, translating to MKKKALITGITGQDGAYLAELLLSKGYEVHGIKRRSSLFNTDRIDHLYQDPHETEVSFIMHYGDLTDSANLIRIIQQVQPDEIYNLGAMSHVKVSFDTPEYTANADGIGTLRILEAVRLLGLGEKTRIYQASTSELYGLVQEVPQSEKTPFYPRSPYAVAKLYGYWITVNYREAYNMFACNGILFNHESPLRGETFVTRKITRGVSKIVQGMQSSLFLGNLDAKRDWGHAKDYVEAMYLILQQDTPEDFVIATGITTTVRDFVKMSFAEAGVEVEFKGEGVNEKGYIVSCSNPEYQLETGKEVVSIDPRYFRPTEVELLIGDPTKSMTKLGWKPKYDLQMLVQDMMAADLELFRREKTLKDLGYSIKNQYE from the coding sequence ATGAAAAAGAAAGCCCTTATTACAGGTATTACTGGCCAGGATGGCGCTTACCTCGCAGAACTGTTATTATCAAAAGGATATGAAGTACACGGGATCAAACGCAGAAGTTCTCTCTTTAATACCGACAGGATAGATCATTTGTATCAGGACCCGCACGAAACTGAGGTTAGCTTTATTATGCACTATGGCGATCTTACTGATTCTGCCAATCTTATTCGCATTATCCAGCAGGTACAGCCCGATGAGATATATAATCTTGGTGCTATGAGCCATGTAAAAGTAAGTTTTGACACGCCAGAATATACCGCAAATGCAGATGGCATTGGCACGCTGCGAATTCTTGAAGCAGTCCGGCTTCTCGGACTCGGGGAGAAAACAAGAATTTACCAGGCATCTACTTCCGAACTTTACGGATTGGTGCAGGAAGTGCCTCAGTCTGAAAAAACTCCGTTTTATCCACGTTCTCCCTACGCCGTAGCAAAGCTCTACGGATACTGGATAACGGTGAATTATCGCGAAGCCTACAATATGTTTGCATGTAACGGCATCCTCTTTAATCACGAAAGCCCGCTGAGAGGCGAGACCTTCGTTACCCGGAAAATTACCCGGGGAGTTTCCAAGATCGTACAGGGCATGCAAAGTAGCCTGTTCCTGGGCAATCTCGATGCGAAACGCGATTGGGGGCATGCAAAAGATTACGTAGAAGCGATGTATCTTATCCTTCAGCAGGATACCCCTGAGGATTTTGTAATAGCAACAGGAATTACAACGACAGTACGTGATTTTGTTAAAATGTCTTTTGCCGAAGCTGGAGTGGAAGTGGAATTTAAAGGCGAGGGTGTAAATGAAAAAGGATATATAGTAAGTTGCAGCAATCCCGAATATCAGCTTGAAACAGGGAAAGAAGTGGTTTCGATAGATCCCCGGTATTTCAGACCCACGGAGGTTGAGCTTTTAATAGGTGATCCCACAAAATCAATGACTAAGCTGGGCTGGAAGCCGAAATATGATCTTCAGATGCTTGTGCAGGACATGATGGCTGCCGATCTCGAACTGTTCCGTCGCGAGAAAACACTGAAGGATCTTGGGTATTCCATAAAAAACCAGTACGAATAA